The following proteins come from a genomic window of Maylandia zebra isolate NMK-2024a linkage group LG22, Mzebra_GT3a, whole genome shotgun sequence:
- the skic2 gene encoding superkiller complex protein 2 yields MDRLNVPPPGPMDLPMSLLEMGCSGRFELITHPVPGQSLPPHSTLPHGLPPTNLNLETEVEKQFLRDPAWLPIHDKDFAFQKFLKVTQRKVDVDSLLNCCPSPLHSGLSVVRDPTTGMLLDFTEVLLENTGLSAKNSLSLQRQPGPPSESLRGSNTNYPFLPGGMEELTLEQIKKKSELEEEIDFESDLLKVAPGLKAGMDFTDKDAKIAKPEVNLMSLLSTVEGISGLQLEEKEKDKESEDAPKLPRTNSLEDLGIKDAASSSSPPEKGKEEKSKLKENTEENKKWAIPVNITSPCDDFHKRIPNPAFKWPFELDVFQKQAVLRLEAHDSVFVAAHTSAGKTVVAEYAIALSQKHMTRTIYTSPIKALSNQKFRDFKNTFGDVGLLTGDVQLSPESSCLIMTTEILRSMLYNGSEVIRDLEWVIFDEVHYINDAERGVVWEEVLIMLPDHVSIILLSATVPNALEFSEWIGRIKKRHIYVISTLKRPVPLEHYLYTGNSTKTQKEMFLLVDATGNFLNKGYYAAVDAKKERTSKHAQSFGTKNTSQNTTASQDRSVWLTLLHFLSQRQQTPVVAFTFSRTRCDENARSLDSMDLTTSIEKAEIHSFFQKSLTRLRGADRQLPQILLMRDLLKRGIAVHHSGILPILKEVIEMLFSRGLVKVLFATETFAMGVNMPARTVVFDSIRKHDGTGFRNLLPGEYIQMAGRAGRRGLDATGTVIILCKAGVHEMADLHVMMLGKPTLLQSQFRLTYTMILNLLRVEALRVTDMMRRSFSESHRDTQTHEKRISQLKQMLSAMPSVDTEGQLSDLLPYYHTVTELKKTTEAVQHAILESVNGLKALSVGRVIVVNNKQHLNALGVILQVSSASVNRTFTALIICEKGNEEGKGNDNAALPHLHNTSLFIPEGPCSHTVQKLKLQDISAITVKTLKVIPERIIDNYNKRQQPRFKLDPPGQAISTATQELLRLAEANPSGIATLDPVNDLQLKSVDVVEANMRLRVLQDSLRDFNCIHSPMFAEQFARIKERMSLQEELDQLLFLVSDQSLTLLPEYHQRIKVLQSLQYIDSGGAVQLKGRVACQISSHELLLTELLFENVLSPLAPEESAALLSCLVFTQNTQVEPHITNTLQEGIEQVKSVAQRIGELQRECGIPQTAEEFVGQFKFGLTEVVYCWARGMPFAEIAQLTDVQEGTVVRCIQRLDEVLKEVRQAARIVGDSVLGSKMEKASLAIRRDIVFTASLYTH; encoded by the exons ATGGATAGACTAA ATGTGCCCCCTCCGGGCCCCATGGATCTGCCCATGTCCCTGCTGGAGATGGGATGCTCTGGCAGGTTTGAGCTTATCACACACCCCGTGCCCGGCCAGTCTTTGCCTCCACATAGCACG CTCCCTCACGGGCTTCCTCCCACAAACCTGAACCTGGAGACAGAAGTAGAGAAACAGTTTTTAAGAGACCCTGCATGGCTTCCTATACACGACAAAGACTTTGCCTTCCAGAAGTTTCTCAA GGTGACCCAGAGGAAGGTTGACGTTGACTCTCTGCTCAACTGTTGTCCATCTCCGCTTCACTCGGGACTGTCTGTTGTCAGAGATCCGACCACAGGAATGCTGCTGGACTTCACTGAG GTGTTACTGGAGAACACCGGCCTGTCTGCAAAGAACTCGCTGTCATTGCAGCGCCAGCCTGGGCCTCCTTCTGAAAGCCTTCGAGGAAGCAACACCAACTACCCGTTCCTCCCCG GAGGAATGGAGGAACTGACGCTTGAACAAATCAAGAAGAAATCTGAGCTGGAGGAGGAAATTGACTTTGAGAGtg ATTTACTGAAGGTGGCCCCTGGACTGAAAGCTGGGATGGACTTTACTGACAAAG ATGCCAAAATAGCGAAGCCAGAGGTCAACCTCATGTCGCTCCTGTCTACCGTGGAAGGCATTAGTGGTTTGCAGCTtgaggagaaggagaaagacaaagaaagtgAAGATGCCCCCAAACTACCACGAACAAACAGTCTTGAAGACCTGGGCATCAAG GATGCTGCGTCATCCTCGTCTCCTccagagaaaggaaaagaagagaaatcAAAGCTAAAAGAGAACACAGAGGAAAACAAGAAATGGGCCATTCCTGTGAATATAACATCACCCTGCGATGACTTCCACAAACGCATCCCAAACCCAGCTTTCAAG TGGCCTTTTGAGCTCGATGTTTTCCAGAAGCAGGCCGTGCTGAGGCTGGAAGCTCACGACTCCGTGTTTGTGGCCGCGCACACGTCTGCTGGAAAAACAGTGGTGGCCGAGTACGCCATCGCTCtctcacagaaacacatgacgAG gacCATCTACACATCTCCTATCAAGGCTCTGTCCAATCAGAAGTTCAGagactttaaaaacacatttgggGACGTTGGACTCCTTACGGGCGACGTCCAGCTCAGTCCTGAGTCGTCCTGCCTCATCATGACCACTGAGATCCTCAG gTCTATGCTTTACAACGGTTCAGAGGTCATCAGGGACTTGGAGTGGGTGATCTTCGATGAGGTTCACTACATCAACGACGCTGAG AGAGGGGTTGTGTGGGAGGAGGTTCTGATTATGCTTCCCGATCACGTCAGTATCATTCTTCTCAGCGCCACAGTGCCAAACGCTCTGGAGTTCAGTGAGTGGATCGG tCGTATTAAGAAGAGGCACATTTATGTGATCAGCACACTAAAGAGACCCGTGCCCTTGGAGCATTATCTGTACACGGGGAACAGCACCAAGACTCAGAAAGAGATGTTCCTGCTGGTGGATGCTACAGGAAACTTCCTCAATAAAGG ATACTACGCAGCCGTCGATGCTAAGAAGGAGCGCACCAGCAAACATGCTCAGTCATTTGGCACAAAAAACACCTCTCAAAACACCACCGCTAGTCAG GACCGATCAGTGTGGCTCACCCTGCTGCATTTCCTGTCCCAGCGGCAGCAGACCCCGGTGGTTGCGTTCACCTTTTCTCGAACACGCTGTGACGAGAACGCCCGCTCGCTGGACTCCATGGACCTAACCACCTCCATAGAGAAGGCGGAAATTCACTCTTTCTTCCAGAAAAGTCTCACTCGCCTCCGAGGAGCAGACCGGCAGCTGCCTCAG ATCTTGCTCATGAGAGACCTGTTGAAGAGAGGAATCGCAGTCCATCACAGCGGGATCCTGCCAATCCTGAAGGAGGTCATTGAGATGCTTTTTTCCAGAGGCCTCGTAAAG GTGCTGTTTGCCACAGAGACCTTTGCGATGGGAGTGAACATGCCCGCCAGGACCGTGGTGTTCGACAGCATCAGGAAACATGATGGAACCGGCTTCCGAAATCTGCTGCCAG GTGAGTATATTCAGATGGCGGGCAGAGCGGGCCGGAGAGGTTTGGACGCCACGGGCACTGTGATCATTCTGTGTAAAGCCGGCGTTCACGAGATGGCAGATCTGCACGTCATGATGCTG GGTAAGCCCACCCTTCTCCAGTCCCAGTTCAGACTGACTTACACCATGATCCTCAACCTGCTGCGAGTCGAAGCTCTCCGTGTGACCGACatgatgaggaggagcttctctGAAAGCCACAGAGATACTCAG acccACGAGAAGAGGATCAGCCAGCTGAAGCAGATGTTGTCCGCTATGCCCTCCGTGGACACAGAGGGCCAGCTCTCTGACCTGTTGCCTTACTACCACACGGTCACCGAGCTGAAGAAAACCACAGAAGCAGTCCAG CACGCTATTCTGGAGTCTGTGAATGGGCTCAAGGCTCTCTCAGTGGGTCGAGTCATTGTAGTTAACAACAAACAGCATCTCAACGCCTTAGGAGTTATCCTACAG GTGTCCAGTGCCTCTGTGAACCGCACCTTCACAGCCCTCATCATCTGTGAGAAGGGCAACGAGGAAGGAAAAGGCAACGACAACGCCGCTCTGCCTCACCTCCACAACACGTCTCTCTTCATACCTGAAG GCCCCTGCAGCCACACGGTGCAGAAGTTGAAGCTTCAGGACATCTCAGCCATCACGGTGAAAACCCTCAAAGTGATTCCAGAAAGGATCATCGATAATTACAACAAGAGGCAACAGCCACGATTCAA GCTTGATCCTCCTGGTCAAGCCATCTCCACGGCGACACAGGAGCTGCTTCGATTGGCAGAGGCTAACCCCAGCGGCATAGCAACCCTTGACCCCGTCAATGACCTCCAGCTGAAGAGTGTTGATGTGGTGGAGGCCAACATGAGGCTCCGTGTGCTGCAAGACAGCCTCAGAGATTTCAACTGCATCCACTCACCCATGTTCGCAgagcag tttGCTCGGATTAAGGAGAGGATGAGCCTGCAGGAAGAGCTGGACCAGCTCCTCTTCCTTGTGTCGGACCAGTCTCTGACTCTGCTGCCAGAATACCACCAGAGGATCAAG GTCCTTCAGTCCCTCCAGTACATCGACAGCGGCGGGGCAGTGCAGCTGAAAGGCCGCGTAGCCTGTCAGATCAGCAGCCACGAGCTGCTGCTGACGGAGCTTCTGTTCGAGAACGTCCTGAGCCCGCTGGCGCCCGAGGAGAGCGCCGCCCTGCTGTCCTGTCTGGTCTTCACTCAGAACACCCAGGTGGAGCCGCACATCACCAACACGCTGCAGGAG GGCATCGAGCAGGTGAAGTCGGTGGCTCAGCGCATCGGAGAGCTGCAGCGGGAGTGTGGGATACCGCAGACGGCTGAGGAGTTTGTAGGCCAGTTCAAGTTTGGGCTCACAGAGGTGGTTTACTGCTGGGCCAGGGGAATG CCCTTCGCAGAGATCGCCCAGCTCACGGACGTCCAGGAGGGCACGGTGGTCCGCTGCATCCAACGCCTGGACGAGGTGCTGAAGGAGGTGAGGCAGGCCGCCCGCATCGTGGGAGACTCCGTCCTGGGGAGCAAGATGGAGAAGGCCTCCTTGGCCATCCGCAGGGACATTGTCTTCACTGCCTCCCTGTACACCCACTGA
- the prrt1 gene encoding proline-rich transmembrane protein 1 isoform X1: protein MSSEKHGLDDSGRQTMQPPPYLPGPQDPNMPQHPNMPPAPGTQPNYPPPPPPPGSEGYLQETQFQCAPMGPPGAPQGYTVQTQAPGGTMAHPPVGYLHPGYPLQLQPCTAYVPVYPMASGQPYMPAGGTHPGIPPGQIHPMQMPPSITLMDRRPPHDYLPIAVLTTVCCFWPTGIIAIIKAVQVRTAIARGDMVTAEIASREARNFSFISLAVGIASIVLCTILTVVVIIASQHHDDDWEP from the exons ATGTCGTCAGAAAAGCACG GGCTCGATGACTCTGGCCGTCAGACCATGCAGCCTCCTCCGTACCTGCCCGGCCCACAGGACCCCAACATGCCCCAGCACCCCAACATGCCTCCCGCGCCGGGCACCCAGCCCAACTACcctcctccgcctcctcctccgGGTTCAGAGGGATACCTCCAAGAAACTCAGTTCCAGTGTGCCCCGATGGGGCCTCCGGGAGCCCCGCAGGGCTACACTGTCCAGACCCAGGCTCCGGGAGGCACCATGGCGCACCCTCCTGTGGGATACCTCCACCCGGGCTACCCGCTTCAGCTGCAGCCGTGCACAGCTTACGTTCCCGTCTACCCCATGGCATCG gGTCAGCCCTACATGCCGGCTGGAGGAACTCACCCGGGGATCCCACCGGGCCAGATTCACCCCATGCAAATGCCACCGAGCATCACCCTAATGGACCGCCGACCGCCGCACGACTACCTGCCCATCGCAGTGCTCACCACCGTCTGCTGCTTCTGGCCAACAGGCATCATTGCGATCATCAAAGCAGTGCAG GTGCGTACGGCGATAGCCAGAGGGGACATGGTGACGGCGGAAATAGCCTCCCGCGAGGCGCGCAACTTCTCCTTCATCAGTCTGGCGGTTGGCATCGCCTCCATTGTGCTGTGCACCATCCTCACCGTGGTAGTCATCATAGCATCGCAGCACCACGATGACGACTGGGAGCCGTAA
- the prrt1 gene encoding proline-rich transmembrane protein 1 isoform X2: MQPPPYLPGPQDPNMPQHPNMPPAPGTQPNYPPPPPPPGSEGYLQETQFQCAPMGPPGAPQGYTVQTQAPGGTMAHPPVGYLHPGYPLQLQPCTAYVPVYPMASGQPYMPAGGTHPGIPPGQIHPMQMPPSITLMDRRPPHDYLPIAVLTTVCCFWPTGIIAIIKAVQVRTAIARGDMVTAEIASREARNFSFISLAVGIASIVLCTILTVVVIIASQHHDDDWEP; this comes from the exons ATGCAGCCTCCTCCGTACCTGCCCGGCCCACAGGACCCCAACATGCCCCAGCACCCCAACATGCCTCCCGCGCCGGGCACCCAGCCCAACTACcctcctccgcctcctcctccgGGTTCAGAGGGATACCTCCAAGAAACTCAGTTCCAGTGTGCCCCGATGGGGCCTCCGGGAGCCCCGCAGGGCTACACTGTCCAGACCCAGGCTCCGGGAGGCACCATGGCGCACCCTCCTGTGGGATACCTCCACCCGGGCTACCCGCTTCAGCTGCAGCCGTGCACAGCTTACGTTCCCGTCTACCCCATGGCATCG gGTCAGCCCTACATGCCGGCTGGAGGAACTCACCCGGGGATCCCACCGGGCCAGATTCACCCCATGCAAATGCCACCGAGCATCACCCTAATGGACCGCCGACCGCCGCACGACTACCTGCCCATCGCAGTGCTCACCACCGTCTGCTGCTTCTGGCCAACAGGCATCATTGCGATCATCAAAGCAGTGCAG GTGCGTACGGCGATAGCCAGAGGGGACATGGTGACGGCGGAAATAGCCTCCCGCGAGGCGCGCAACTTCTCCTTCATCAGTCTGGCGGTTGGCATCGCCTCCATTGTGCTGTGCACCATCCTCACCGTGGTAGTCATCATAGCATCGCAGCACCACGATGACGACTGGGAGCCGTAA
- the tmem268 gene encoding transmembrane protein 268 isoform X3 yields the protein MLYPSFNLLRCRAKLEREGFQIPREDMETPLKTALDVPSVRRYMVFNSAQFHFIMAPVLYVVLWCAVFSTLHLYITVSDYWVLCLSVSLISIVLTTAVILILHCSNKEINVNLDIRLVQVNEMLVRHKLLVGVADWVRNCTGNMKLYFVYWDMSPCLRALTETLEELSFATTDTQKKLKSKMSHFVLVTKVSAGESDAEEQDSDEQTPLLENGSAASGRSSNQQKDATATKNYSLVPDAALPSQAKAYQLLMTYSAAYVKLLVSERLSGSSHHRGQRSHCTTAPICLCQYIKTKILQ from the exons ATGCTGTACCCCAGCTTTAATCTGCTTCGGTGCCGTGCCAAACTGGAGAGGGAGGGCTTCCAG ATTCCACGTGAAGACATGGAGACTCCACTGAAAACAGCTCTGGACGTCCCCTCGGTCAGGAGATACATGGTTTTCAACTCGGCTCAGTTTCATTTTATAATGGCGCCG GTGCTGTATGTGGTTTTGTGGTGTGCGGTGTTTTCCACCCTCCACCTCTACATCACCGTTAGCGACTACTGGGTCCTCTGTCTCTCCGTCAGCCTGATCTCCATCGTCCTCACCACTGCCGTCATCCTCATCCTTCACTGCAGTAACAAGGAG ATCAATGTGAATTTAGATATTCGGTTGGTCCAGGTTAACGAGATGCTGGTGAGACACAAGCTGCTGGTGGGCGTGGCTGACTGGGTGCGAAACTGCACCGGAAACATGAAG CTGTACTTCGTGTATTGGGACATGTCCCCCTGTTTGAGGGCGCTGACTGAAACTTTAGAGGAGCTCAGCTTTGCGACGACTGACACTCAG aaaaaactgaagaGCAAGATGTCTCACTTCGTCCTGGTGACCAAAGTGTCGGCCGGAGAATCAGATGCGGAGGAGCAGGACTCCGATGAGCAGACGCCTCTGCTGGAGAATGGCAGCGCAGCCAGCGGCCGATCATCCAACCAGCAGAAGGACGCCACAGCCACCAAAAACTACAGCCTCGTCCCCGATGCAGCTTTACCTTCTCAG GCTAAAGCCTACCAGCTCCTCATGACCTACAGTGCGGCTTATGTGAAGCTCCTCGTGTCTGAAAGGCTCTCAGGATCGTCACACCACAGAGGTCAGAGAAGCCACTGCACCACAGCCCCCATCTGCCTCTGTCAGTACATCAAAACAAAGATCCTTCAATAA
- the tmem268 gene encoding transmembrane protein 268 isoform X1 gives MTPEMMEDSNGVCHIVEEREGDVQIQYSRPHARDSINSRPDWSNGQCVASVPSCSMLYPSFNLLRCRAKLEREGFQIPREDMETPLKTALDVPSVRRYMVFNSAQFHFIMAPVLYVVLWCAVFSTLHLYITVSDYWVLCLSVSLISIVLTTAVILILHCSNKEINVNLDIRLVQVNEMLVRHKLLVGVADWVRNCTGNMKLYFVYWDMSPCLRALTETLEELSFATTDTQKKLKSKMSHFVLVTKVSAGESDAEEQDSDEQTPLLENGSAASGRSSNQQKDATATKNYSLVPDAALPSQAKAYQLLMTYSAAYVKLLVSERLSGSSHHRGQRSHCTTAPICLCQYIKTKILQ, from the exons ATGACCCCCGAGATGATGGAGGACAGCAATGGAGTTTGCCACATAgtggaggagagggagggggacgTTCAAATTCAGTACTCCAGACCTCATGCGCGGGACAGCATCAACAGCAGACCTGACTGGTCGAACG GTCAGTGTGTGGCGTCAGTGCCGAGCTGCTCGATGCTGTACCCCAGCTTTAATCTGCTTCGGTGCCGTGCCAAACTGGAGAGGGAGGGCTTCCAG ATTCCACGTGAAGACATGGAGACTCCACTGAAAACAGCTCTGGACGTCCCCTCGGTCAGGAGATACATGGTTTTCAACTCGGCTCAGTTTCATTTTATAATGGCGCCG GTGCTGTATGTGGTTTTGTGGTGTGCGGTGTTTTCCACCCTCCACCTCTACATCACCGTTAGCGACTACTGGGTCCTCTGTCTCTCCGTCAGCCTGATCTCCATCGTCCTCACCACTGCCGTCATCCTCATCCTTCACTGCAGTAACAAGGAG ATCAATGTGAATTTAGATATTCGGTTGGTCCAGGTTAACGAGATGCTGGTGAGACACAAGCTGCTGGTGGGCGTGGCTGACTGGGTGCGAAACTGCACCGGAAACATGAAG CTGTACTTCGTGTATTGGGACATGTCCCCCTGTTTGAGGGCGCTGACTGAAACTTTAGAGGAGCTCAGCTTTGCGACGACTGACACTCAG aaaaaactgaagaGCAAGATGTCTCACTTCGTCCTGGTGACCAAAGTGTCGGCCGGAGAATCAGATGCGGAGGAGCAGGACTCCGATGAGCAGACGCCTCTGCTGGAGAATGGCAGCGCAGCCAGCGGCCGATCATCCAACCAGCAGAAGGACGCCACAGCCACCAAAAACTACAGCCTCGTCCCCGATGCAGCTTTACCTTCTCAG GCTAAAGCCTACCAGCTCCTCATGACCTACAGTGCGGCTTATGTGAAGCTCCTCGTGTCTGAAAGGCTCTCAGGATCGTCACACCACAGAGGTCAGAGAAGCCACTGCACCACAGCCCCCATCTGCCTCTGTCAGTACATCAAAACAAAGATCCTTCAATAA
- the tmem268 gene encoding transmembrane protein 268 isoform X2, producing the protein MTPEMMEDSNGVCHIVEEREGDVQIQYSRPHARDSINSRPDWSNGQCVASVPSCSMLYPSFNLLRCRAKLEREGFQIPREDMETPLKTALDVPSVRRYMVFNSAQFHFIMAPVLYVVLWCAVFSTLHLYITVSDYWVLCLSVSLISIVLTTAVILILHCSNKEVNEMLVRHKLLVGVADWVRNCTGNMKLYFVYWDMSPCLRALTETLEELSFATTDTQKKLKSKMSHFVLVTKVSAGESDAEEQDSDEQTPLLENGSAASGRSSNQQKDATATKNYSLVPDAALPSQAKAYQLLMTYSAAYVKLLVSERLSGSSHHRGQRSHCTTAPICLCQYIKTKILQ; encoded by the exons ATGACCCCCGAGATGATGGAGGACAGCAATGGAGTTTGCCACATAgtggaggagagggagggggacgTTCAAATTCAGTACTCCAGACCTCATGCGCGGGACAGCATCAACAGCAGACCTGACTGGTCGAACG GTCAGTGTGTGGCGTCAGTGCCGAGCTGCTCGATGCTGTACCCCAGCTTTAATCTGCTTCGGTGCCGTGCCAAACTGGAGAGGGAGGGCTTCCAG ATTCCACGTGAAGACATGGAGACTCCACTGAAAACAGCTCTGGACGTCCCCTCGGTCAGGAGATACATGGTTTTCAACTCGGCTCAGTTTCATTTTATAATGGCGCCG GTGCTGTATGTGGTTTTGTGGTGTGCGGTGTTTTCCACCCTCCACCTCTACATCACCGTTAGCGACTACTGGGTCCTCTGTCTCTCCGTCAGCCTGATCTCCATCGTCCTCACCACTGCCGTCATCCTCATCCTTCACTGCAGTAACAAGGAG GTTAACGAGATGCTGGTGAGACACAAGCTGCTGGTGGGCGTGGCTGACTGGGTGCGAAACTGCACCGGAAACATGAAG CTGTACTTCGTGTATTGGGACATGTCCCCCTGTTTGAGGGCGCTGACTGAAACTTTAGAGGAGCTCAGCTTTGCGACGACTGACACTCAG aaaaaactgaagaGCAAGATGTCTCACTTCGTCCTGGTGACCAAAGTGTCGGCCGGAGAATCAGATGCGGAGGAGCAGGACTCCGATGAGCAGACGCCTCTGCTGGAGAATGGCAGCGCAGCCAGCGGCCGATCATCCAACCAGCAGAAGGACGCCACAGCCACCAAAAACTACAGCCTCGTCCCCGATGCAGCTTTACCTTCTCAG GCTAAAGCCTACCAGCTCCTCATGACCTACAGTGCGGCTTATGTGAAGCTCCTCGTGTCTGAAAGGCTCTCAGGATCGTCACACCACAGAGGTCAGAGAAGCCACTGCACCACAGCCCCCATCTGCCTCTGTCAGTACATCAAAACAAAGATCCTTCAATAA